In Styela clava chromosome 14, kaStyClav1.hap1.2, whole genome shotgun sequence, the following are encoded in one genomic region:
- the LOC144431933 gene encoding uncharacterized protein LOC144431933 produces the protein MIIISLTGERRTLHTCTQQEVGPHTVKRKRGSKVTPGRNLCRADQRGALRKSENMKSDNQDETCSACGLWNDPNGSTEIEVEWVGCESCSETHWFHKNCCKDPSNPCGNDYNS, from the exons ATGATAATAATATCTTTAACAGGTGAGCGTAGAACTCTACATACATGCACACAGCAGGAGGTTGGACCACATACAG TGAAACGAAAGCGAGGATCGAAAGTCACACCGGGCAGGAACCTCTGCCGAGCCGATCAACGGGGAGCTCTgagaaaatcagaaaatatgaaaagtgaTAATCAAGACGAAACCTGCTCTGCTTGTGGATTATGGAATGATCCAAATGGAAGTACGGAAATTGAGGTGGAATGGGTCGGTTGCGAAAGCTGCAGCGAAACACATTGGTTCCACAAGAACTGTTGCAAAGACCCGTCTAACCCATGTGGAAATGATTACAATTCTTGA